Part of the Hydrogenobacter hydrogenophilus genome is shown below.
CTTAAGGGAATGGATAAGTTCCTTTTTCACAAGGTCGTTCATTGACTTTAAATCGCCATAGGTTAAAAGTGTTTCTGTTATCTGATCATTTGTTAGCTTTCTCCCTCTTGCCAACTTGTCTATCACAATAATAGCTCCATCTTCTGCCTTTTTGATGGCATCAAGGTATGCGTCTCTGTTTCTGAAAGCTACATTCACAAGCCCGTTTTCTATAAGAATAGCGTTTAACAAAATTCTTCCTACTCTTCCATTTCCATCTTCAAAGGGGTGCAAAACTTCAAACAAAAGGTGAAAGCAATTTGACTTGCTAATGGCATCTAAACTGTTGTTGTTAAGCCACTCTATTATGCAGTTCATTATCATAGGAATGACCTCTGGTCTTGGTGGTTCAAACTTTGCTCCAAATATCACCATATCCTCTTTTCTGTAGCCTTTGCTACTTAACTCAAAGCCCTCCCAAAGCTTATTGTATACCCATAACACAAGAGCTTCAGTGATAATGCTTATGCTTTTCCCACGATTATTCAAAGCTAACATATACACATCGTCCGCAGTTTTGTAATAGTTCCAAGCTTGTAATAACCTTTTGTCCTCGGGTCTGGAAGATGGAAATTCTTCTAAGTCTATTTTAATCCTCTCTATAGCAAGAGAGCATATAGTCTCTTCTTTCTCAAAGTATCTTATAAACTCTTCACCTAAAACATTTAAACTTTGATACGCCATCGTATCAAATATTATATTGGAAAACATAGATTAGACAATAACTAACAAAAATTGATACGGAACTTATTTTGCCTCAGTTTAACTATCTTTTGTACTTTTGCTTCGTATGTTGGTTAAAAGTGTTAAACCTTCTCAAATCTAAGGATCACTAAATCAACCAAGAACTTTAAGATTTTAACCATCTCCTTTAGTTTTAAACAAAAGTGTAGTTAAAAGTTTTGAAGTGGAGGAACACAGAAGTTATCCAAGTGTTGGACCTTTATTTTCTTCT
Proteins encoded:
- a CDS encoding Fic family protein, with amino-acid sequence MAYQSLNVLGEEFIRYFEKEETICSLAIERIKIDLEEFPSSRPEDKRLLQAWNYYKTADDVYMLALNNRGKSISIITEALVLWVYNKLWEGFELSSKGYRKEDMVIFGAKFEPPRPEVIPMIMNCIIEWLNNNSLDAISKSNCFHLLFEVLHPFEDGNGRVGRILLNAILIENGLVNVAFRNRDAYLDAIKKAEDGAIIVIDKLARGRKLTNDQITETLLTYGDLKSMNDLVKKELIHSLKVQSRINQVLLDISKASYLLGFKNKDYVRVLINRGKIKAIKIDNRWKVPLSEIIEFIEREKQALENIEEIVSKTIHIEEFK